The Glycine soja cultivar W05 chromosome 3, ASM419377v2, whole genome shotgun sequence genome window below encodes:
- the LOC114405618 gene encoding TATA-binding protein-associated factor 2N-like, translating into MSRSLVKKSIAPARGNPDDEGERGVRAAKTLTGGGEQGADRAVQCDSTAGEPPGEWGVPREEGCIDNAVLAVHGEGEQDQGGEGGDHEGTGGADGGLRVEHGGQVGVRGECAGGGIGGEGGAGGGRRRAGAGGDRRG; encoded by the exons ATGAg TCGAAGCCTCGTGAAGAAGAGCATCGCACCTGCGCGTGGGAACCCTGACGACGAAGGAGAACGAGGCGTGCGCGCTGCTAAGACTCTCACAGGTGGAGGAGAGCAAGGCGCCGATCGGGCGGTCCAGTGTGATTCCACTGCTGGTGAGCCTCCTGGAGAGTGGGGGGTTCCGCGCGAAGAAGGATGCATCGACAACGCTGTACTTGCTGTGCATGGTGAAGGAGAACAAGATCAGGGCGGTGAAGGCGGGGATCATGAAGGTACTGGTGGAGCTGATGGCGGACTTCGAGTCGAACATGGTGGACAAGTCGGCGTACGTGGTGAGTGTGCTGGTGGCGGTATCGGAGGCGAGGGTGGTGCTGGTGGAGGAAGGAGGCGTGCCGGTGCTGGTGGAGAT